Proteins from a genomic interval of Gossypium hirsutum isolate 1008001.06 chromosome A09, Gossypium_hirsutum_v2.1, whole genome shotgun sequence:
- the LOC107896541 gene encoding tobamovirus multiplication protein 2A, giving the protein MACKGCLECLLKLLNFLMTLVGLAMVGYGIYLFVEYKRAADVAMLLSPVGTDQIQLGRPMLMAVSLSSSIFDNLPKAWFIYLFIGVGVVLFFISCFGCIGASTRNLCCLSCYSLLVVLLILVELGCAAFIFFDKSWKEELPTDKTGYFDMIYQFLEENWSIVKWVALGIVVLEAVIFLLALMVRAANVPADHDSDDEFIAPRQQIRQSLINRPPVPATGVPVTGSLDQRPSRNDAWSARMREKYGLDTSEFTYNPSESNRYQQTAPQPAEGSSRCTIM; this is encoded by the exons ATGGCTTGTAAAGGATGCCTAGAATGCTTGTTGAAGCTGTTGAACTTCTTGATGACTCTTGTTGGTTTGGCAATGGTTGGATATGGGATCTACTTGTTTGTTGAGTACAAAAGAGCTGCTGATGTTGCCATGCTTTTGTCACCTGTGGGCACTGACCAAATACAGCTCGGTCGGCCCATGCTCATGGCCGTGTCTCTTTCGTCTAGTATTTTCGATAATCTTCCAAAAGCATG gtttatatatttgtttattgGTGTAGGTGTGGTTCTCTTTTTTATATCTTGTTTTGGTTGTATTGGAGCTTCGACGCGGAATTTATGCTGTTTGAGTTGT TATTCACTGTTGGTGGTCTTGTTGATCTTGGTGGAGCTGGGATGTGCTGCTTTCATATTCTTCGACAAAAGCTGGAAAGAA GAACTCCCGACGGATAAAACAGGATATTTTGATATGATATATCAATTTCTGGAAGAAAATTGGAGTATTGTCAAATGGGTAGCTCTCGGAATTGTTGTCTTAGAG GCTGTTATTTTCTTGTTAGCCCTTATGGTTAGGGCCGCCAATGTACCTGCTGATCATGACAGTGATGATGAGTTCATTGCACCAAGGCAACAAATCAGACAGTCTTTAATCAACAGGCCACCAGTTCCAGCTACAGGTGTTCCTGTTACTGGCAGCCTTGATCAACGACCCAGCAGAAATGATGCTTGGAGTGCACGAATGAGGGAAAAG TATGGTCTGGATACGTCCGAGTTCACCTACAACCCTTCGGAGTCAAACAGGTACCAGCAGACAGCTCCGCAACCAGCAGAAGGAAGCAGCCGTTGCACCATTATGTGA